In Natrinema amylolyticum, the following are encoded in one genomic region:
- a CDS encoding adenine deaminase C-terminal domain-containing protein: MTGSTDDLQSVSLGTTGADLVVANGRVLLPEPGDLYDRDVVVADGRIAAVTTDASDVTGPDTAVVDAEGKVVTPGFVNAHVHVDSFQPFERAYHRVLATGTTAVVTETCEFGSCFGAAGVRQLLEATSELPIRVFGTVPPQAFFDAFSVGYDGFDDADREELADLLADDHIVGVGEIPWVQVVGRSSPVESLATRARERGATVSGHGAGCSGRRLAAFAATITDDHEMVSSDEVADRLENGIHAIGRYGTFRDDIDALADAYDRFGAAELSLSTDWIWPTDIVDEGYMDAVVRRAIEAGIEPVDAVRMATLNPARHFDLPGVGSLSPGSRADIVVLDDLETVDVETVISGGDVVVDGGTPVVEPRSRAYPDWFRDSLSLTVDEAALRTPTTEGADGTVRAIHCEGGTVTSETTVDPATADGQFVATPDRDALKVALFDRSPGDTGDGFTGFLSGFGLETGAVATSHTWQTPGVIAVGADEDAMRRAIDDVVDMGGGWVVRDGETTRTAFPTPIGARCADVDISESAERLADVTATLRDLGSDLEEPALILQALAFTGVPSLRLSFSGYEDVFARETVGLDPTD, from the coding sequence GTGACAGGGTCGACCGACGACCTGCAATCCGTCTCGCTCGGAACCACAGGAGCCGATCTCGTCGTCGCGAACGGACGCGTACTGTTACCCGAACCCGGCGACCTGTACGACCGCGATGTCGTGGTCGCGGACGGCCGGATCGCAGCCGTCACCACCGACGCGAGCGACGTTACAGGGCCGGATACCGCGGTCGTCGACGCCGAGGGAAAGGTCGTCACACCCGGTTTCGTCAACGCACACGTCCACGTCGACTCGTTTCAGCCCTTCGAGCGGGCGTACCACCGGGTGCTCGCGACCGGAACCACGGCCGTCGTCACCGAGACCTGCGAGTTCGGGAGCTGTTTCGGCGCGGCCGGCGTCCGACAGCTCCTCGAGGCGACGAGCGAGCTGCCGATTCGGGTCTTCGGTACCGTGCCGCCACAGGCGTTCTTTGACGCGTTCTCCGTCGGCTACGACGGGTTCGACGACGCCGATCGCGAGGAACTGGCCGACCTGCTGGCGGACGACCATATCGTCGGCGTCGGCGAGATCCCCTGGGTACAGGTCGTCGGGCGGTCCTCCCCGGTCGAGTCGCTCGCGACGCGGGCTCGAGAACGCGGCGCGACGGTGAGCGGCCACGGGGCGGGCTGTTCCGGCCGCCGACTGGCCGCCTTCGCCGCGACGATCACCGACGACCACGAGATGGTCTCGAGCGATGAGGTCGCCGACCGCCTCGAGAACGGGATCCACGCGATCGGCCGCTACGGCACGTTCCGCGACGATATCGACGCGCTCGCCGACGCGTACGACCGGTTCGGAGCGGCCGAACTCTCCCTGTCGACGGACTGGATCTGGCCGACGGACATCGTCGACGAGGGGTACATGGACGCCGTCGTCCGGCGAGCGATCGAGGCGGGCATCGAGCCGGTCGACGCCGTCCGAATGGCCACGCTCAACCCGGCCCGTCACTTCGATCTGCCCGGCGTGGGGTCGCTGTCGCCCGGATCGCGCGCCGATATCGTCGTTCTCGACGACCTCGAGACCGTCGACGTCGAGACGGTGATCAGCGGCGGTGACGTCGTCGTCGACGGCGGGACACCGGTCGTCGAGCCCCGATCACGCGCGTATCCCGACTGGTTCCGCGACTCCCTGTCGCTGACGGTGGACGAGGCGGCGCTCCGAACGCCGACGACCGAGGGCGCTGACGGGACCGTGCGGGCGATCCACTGTGAGGGCGGGACGGTGACCAGCGAGACGACCGTCGACCCGGCGACCGCGGACGGTCAGTTCGTCGCGACGCCGGACCGCGACGCGCTCAAGGTCGCGCTCTTCGATCGCTCACCGGGCGATACCGGCGACGGGTTCACCGGATTTCTCTCGGGGTTCGGACTCGAGACGGGCGCGGTCGCCACGTCTCACACGTGGCAGACGCCCGGCGTGATCGCCGTCGGTGCCGACGAGGACGCGATGAGACGAGCGATCGACGACGTGGTCGACATGGGCGGCGGCTGGGTCGTCCGCGACGGGGAGACGACGCGGACCGCCTTCCCGACGCCGATCGGTGCCCGGTGTGCGGACGTCGATATCTCCGAGAGCGCCGAACGGCTGGCCGACGTGACCGCGACGCTCCGCGACCTGGGCTCGGATCTCGAGGAGCCGGCCCTCATCCTGCAGGCGCTGGCGTTCACGGGCGTTCCGTCGCTCAGACTGTCCTTTTCCGGATACGAGGACGTGTTCGCGCGGGAAACCGTCGGCCTCGATCCGACGGACTAG
- a CDS encoding zinc-dependent alcohol dehydrogenase family protein has translation MRAAVLEAYGEPLSIETVDPPPLEPHGVAVDVEACGICRSDWHAWQGHGEWADDRVPLGQILGHEPAGRIVEVGDRVETLAVGDRVVIPFNLGEGSCYQCRNGHGNVCEDGYALGFEPTVPGAFAERVHVPHAEFNVTALPEGVSATEAAALGCRYVTAYHALAHRADVGGGDWVAVHGCGGLGLAAVQLAIALGARVVAVDVREEPLSMATDLGADATIDASDTASVPDEIEAVTDRGAHVSVDALGRAETCRNSLDCLRVRGTHVQIGLTTDAERGEVALPIDELTRWDVTVVGSRGMPPSRYDELLRLLEAGRLEPERLVTRRVALDDVSDRLAAMTEYGTSGIEVVTEF, from the coding sequence ATGCGCGCTGCAGTACTCGAGGCCTACGGCGAACCGCTCTCGATCGAGACGGTCGATCCGCCGCCGCTCGAGCCCCACGGCGTCGCGGTCGACGTCGAGGCCTGTGGCATCTGCCGGAGCGACTGGCACGCCTGGCAGGGCCACGGCGAGTGGGCGGACGATCGGGTGCCGCTCGGTCAGATCCTCGGCCACGAGCCGGCGGGCCGGATCGTCGAGGTCGGTGATCGCGTCGAGACGCTCGCGGTCGGTGATCGGGTCGTGATCCCGTTCAATCTCGGCGAGGGATCGTGCTACCAGTGCCGGAACGGGCACGGGAACGTGTGCGAGGACGGCTACGCGCTGGGGTTCGAACCGACCGTGCCCGGCGCGTTCGCCGAACGGGTCCACGTGCCTCACGCCGAGTTCAACGTCACGGCGCTCCCCGAGGGCGTCTCGGCGACCGAGGCAGCCGCGCTCGGCTGCCGATACGTCACCGCCTACCACGCGCTTGCCCACCGGGCCGACGTCGGGGGCGGTGACTGGGTCGCCGTCCACGGCTGCGGCGGACTCGGGTTGGCGGCCGTCCAGCTCGCGATCGCGCTCGGGGCCAGGGTGGTCGCGGTCGACGTCCGCGAGGAGCCGCTCTCGATGGCGACCGATCTCGGGGCCGACGCGACGATCGACGCGTCCGATACGGCGTCCGTTCCCGACGAAATCGAGGCCGTTACCGACAGAGGCGCACACGTCTCCGTCGACGCGCTCGGCCGCGCGGAGACCTGCCGGAACAGCCTCGACTGTCTCCGCGTCCGAGGCACCCACGTCCAGATCGGGCTGACGACCGACGCCGAGCGCGGCGAGGTGGCGCTCCCGATCGACGAGCTCACCCGATGGGACGTGACCGTCGTCGGCTCGCGCGGGATGCCGCCCTCGCGGTACGACGAACTCCTGCGGCTGCTCGAGGCCGGCCGCCTCGAGCCCGAGCGCCTGGTGACGCGTCGGGTGGCCCTCGACGACGTCTCGGATCGACTCGCCGCGATGACCGAGTACGGGACGAGCGGCATCGAGGTCGTGACCGAGTTCTGA
- a CDS encoding DUF7344 domain-containing protein, with translation MAQSQSGILEMDTVFTILSDTTQRSLLWYLSDVEQATVRELTAHLASSNDGGDRHHESRRQAHVTLVHDHLPRLAADGVVDYDRSANDVTIGPNFDEVEPFVSRLEDADIDPVE, from the coding sequence ATGGCACAATCCCAGTCCGGAATCCTCGAGATGGATACCGTCTTCACCATCCTCTCGGATACGACGCAGCGGTCTCTCCTGTGGTACCTCTCTGACGTCGAGCAGGCGACCGTTCGGGAACTGACTGCTCACCTCGCATCGTCGAACGACGGCGGCGACCGCCATCACGAGTCCCGTCGACAGGCCCACGTCACACTCGTGCACGACCACCTCCCGCGGCTGGCGGCGGACGGCGTCGTCGACTACGATCGGTCGGCGAACGACGTGACGATCGGACCGAATTTCGACGAGGTCGAACCGTTCGTCTCACGGCTCGAAGACGCCGATATCGATCCGGTCGAATAA
- a CDS encoding sensor histidine kinase, which yields MLDRSVIARSPAAIAASYAAIGTLWILGSDALVYLVVRRLGVAISVQMVKGWVFVVGSSIVLYGLVSYGQRDLERTNEQLDRALQQTSILQRIIRHNLRNTCNIIRGNAELLAADLAVDSEGADRVETITTQTDRLIELSEKTHLLRDALVADSTTMKQVTLSKLLELRVEKARIRYPDAAIRTEIPAEICRETDPRLETAIDELLENAVEHNDAAEPAVEVAMRSGDDGRVIIGISDTGPGMPDIERTVFEEGVETPLAHSEGVGLWVTQMILTQLGGTLAIGDNVPQGTTVELVIP from the coding sequence GTGCTTGACAGATCGGTGATCGCTCGATCACCGGCTGCCATCGCCGCGAGCTATGCAGCGATCGGTACGCTCTGGATTCTCGGTTCCGACGCTCTCGTCTATCTCGTCGTCCGACGCCTGGGTGTCGCGATCTCGGTCCAGATGGTCAAGGGCTGGGTGTTCGTCGTCGGTTCGTCGATCGTCCTCTACGGTCTGGTGTCGTACGGCCAGCGCGACCTCGAGCGGACCAACGAGCAACTCGATCGCGCGCTCCAGCAGACGAGCATCCTCCAGCGGATCATCCGGCACAATCTCCGCAACACCTGCAACATCATCCGCGGCAACGCGGAACTGCTCGCCGCCGATCTCGCCGTCGACAGCGAGGGAGCAGACCGAGTCGAGACCATTACGACTCAGACGGATCGGCTCATCGAACTGAGCGAGAAGACTCACCTCCTCCGGGACGCACTCGTCGCCGATTCGACGACGATGAAGCAGGTCACCCTCTCGAAACTCCTCGAGTTACGGGTCGAGAAGGCTCGAATCCGGTATCCCGACGCGGCGATTCGAACCGAGATTCCGGCCGAGATCTGCCGCGAGACCGATCCGCGACTCGAGACGGCGATCGACGAACTCCTCGAGAACGCGGTCGAGCACAACGACGCGGCCGAGCCGGCCGTGGAGGTAGCCATGCGATCGGGCGACGACGGGCGCGTGATAATCGGCATTAGCGATACGGGTCCCGGGATGCCGGACATCGAGCGAACCGTCTTCGAGGAGGGGGTCGAGACGCCGCTGGCGCACTCGGAGGGCGTCGGCCTCTGGGTCACGCAGATGATTCTGACGCAACTCGGCGGGACGCTCGCGATCGGGGACAACGTGCCCCAAGGAACGACGGTCGAGTTGGTAATTCCATAG
- a CDS encoding acyltransferase: protein MRASDEPTPRHDHVERHATPGPRNSLAHWTAARNPLRVAINYVVVWLVRISPSLRLKRWLLRRIGVTVGEGVSWGLEATPDVFWPDLITVEADAIVGYDATLLCHEFLQDEYRTGEVVVGEQAMIGAGAIVLPGVEIGEGASVAANSLVTRDVPPGTTVAGVPARRMSEESDDEEGISPAT, encoded by the coding sequence GTGAGGGCTTCCGACGAACCGACGCCGCGACACGACCACGTCGAGCGTCACGCGACGCCCGGGCCGCGAAACTCGCTGGCCCACTGGACCGCCGCTCGCAACCCGCTTCGGGTCGCGATCAACTACGTCGTCGTCTGGCTCGTCCGGATCTCGCCCAGCCTCAGACTCAAGCGCTGGCTCCTCCGCCGGATCGGCGTCACGGTCGGCGAGGGCGTTTCCTGGGGGCTCGAGGCCACGCCGGACGTCTTCTGGCCGGATCTGATCACCGTCGAGGCGGACGCAATCGTCGGCTACGACGCGACGCTTCTCTGTCACGAGTTCTTACAGGACGAGTACCGGACGGGCGAGGTCGTCGTCGGCGAGCAGGCGATGATCGGGGCCGGTGCGATTGTCCTCCCGGGCGTCGAGATCGGCGAGGGGGCCAGCGTCGCGGCGAACTCCCTCGTGACGCGCGATGTCCCGCCCGGAACGACGGTCGCGGGCGTCCCGGCCCGGCGGATGAGCGAGGAGAGCGACGACGAGGAGGGAATCTCGCCGGCGACGTAA
- a CDS encoding DUF4013 domain-containing protein has product MSYCHDCDEEFEPGTILCPECGSKLAGGSDGTESSSGWSSDGSAADDAEWSSDDSTADDTGWSNDGSASTDAASGWSSDDSSGGEAGWSSGDSAGSSGATTIQQNPIPTASESGSSDPSEPRYHDTDIFEFSFAFPLGKGGKPLLIDSALVLFSFLLVTLPFTYGYSYRVGRAAARGDGEVPSFDDWGGLGRDGLLLIGVYLGVVIGLGAVTAAFVGAIAAVGESSSLVLPLIGIATLILLAGVYVAGAIVPVLIGTGSVRETFSNGRILEFAFSIHYLKGVVLLLVFSTVLSIAVWIVAVVLVITVVGIFLLIPLYFVLSAYIANLTFAMWGYIYNDAASAGDVEPVEPDAPLGLQ; this is encoded by the coding sequence ATGTCGTACTGTCACGACTGTGACGAGGAATTCGAACCGGGGACGATCCTCTGTCCGGAGTGCGGATCGAAACTGGCTGGGGGAAGCGACGGCACGGAATCGTCGTCCGGGTGGTCGAGCGACGGTTCTGCGGCTGACGACGCCGAGTGGTCGAGTGACGATTCCACGGCTGACGATACCGGGTGGTCGAACGACGGATCCGCGAGTACCGACGCGGCGTCCGGCTGGTCGAGCGACGACTCGAGCGGGGGAGAAGCCGGCTGGTCGAGCGGCGACTCCGCGGGGAGCAGCGGGGCAACGACAATTCAGCAGAATCCGATTCCAACGGCGTCGGAATCGGGGAGCAGCGACCCGTCGGAGCCGCGATACCACGATACGGATATCTTCGAGTTCTCGTTTGCGTTCCCGCTCGGGAAGGGCGGCAAGCCGTTACTGATCGACTCCGCCCTCGTCCTCTTCTCGTTTCTCCTCGTGACGCTGCCCTTCACCTACGGCTACTCCTACCGAGTCGGCCGCGCGGCGGCGCGGGGCGACGGCGAGGTCCCGTCGTTCGACGACTGGGGCGGGCTGGGAAGGGACGGACTGCTCCTCATCGGCGTCTACCTCGGCGTCGTGATCGGGCTCGGTGCGGTGACGGCCGCGTTCGTCGGCGCGATCGCTGCGGTCGGGGAGTCCTCGTCGCTCGTGTTGCCACTCATCGGAATCGCGACGCTGATCCTCTTGGCAGGCGTCTACGTCGCCGGCGCGATCGTCCCGGTACTGATCGGAACCGGTAGCGTCAGAGAAACGTTTTCGAACGGCCGCATCCTCGAGTTCGCGTTCTCGATCCACTATCTCAAGGGAGTGGTGCTCCTGTTGGTGTTCTCGACCGTGCTGTCGATCGCGGTCTGGATCGTCGCGGTGGTCCTCGTAATCACCGTCGTCGGTATCTTCCTGTTGATCCCGCTGTACTTCGTACTCTCGGCGTACATCGCGAACCTCACGTTCGCCATGTGGGGATATATCTACAACGACGCGGCGTCGGCCGGCGACGTCGAACCCGTTGAGCCCGACGCACCGCTGGGCCTGCAATAG
- a CDS encoding NAD(P)/FAD-dependent oxidoreductase, which translates to MTENVVVLGAGYAGTGAINKLQSELGGNARITWIADVDYHLVLHESHRVIRDPDVRSDITFPVNQIADPSTRFIQDEVTGLDVDEQLVELADGEDVEYDYVLVGLGSQTAYYGIPGLEDHSLTLKSLDDALEIHEAVSEASRDATRGEPAQVVIGGAGLSGIQTAGEIAEFRDEHRAPIEIHLVEALEEIFPGNDPEIQQALRDLLEEAGVQIHTDDPITEATADHIEFDEGEPLDYDVLVWTGGITGRDAMDDADLEKEHNRVNTGANFQTSDERVFAIGDSAIIDQGDRPAPPTAQAAWQAADVAGENIARAIENRPLRTWEHEDKGTVISVGEKAVAHDVKPAFGISLPVDTFGGRPAQNLKKMIAARWIADITSWNEARKSWSSL; encoded by the coding sequence ATGACTGAGAACGTCGTCGTGCTTGGTGCTGGATACGCCGGTACCGGTGCAATCAACAAGCTCCAGTCGGAGCTCGGGGGCAACGCGCGGATAACCTGGATCGCAGACGTCGACTATCACCTCGTACTTCACGAATCACACCGCGTCATTCGGGATCCGGACGTTCGGTCCGATATCACGTTCCCGGTCAATCAGATCGCCGACCCGTCGACCCGCTTCATTCAGGACGAGGTCACCGGTCTCGATGTCGACGAGCAGCTCGTCGAACTCGCGGACGGCGAGGATGTCGAATACGATTACGTCCTCGTCGGCCTCGGCAGCCAGACCGCCTACTACGGTATCCCCGGTCTCGAGGACCACTCCCTGACTCTGAAGAGCCTGGACGACGCTCTCGAGATTCACGAGGCCGTGAGCGAGGCCAGCCGGGACGCGACTCGCGGCGAGCCCGCACAGGTCGTTATCGGCGGTGCCGGCCTCTCCGGTATCCAGACCGCCGGCGAGATCGCCGAGTTCCGCGACGAACACCGCGCACCCATCGAGATCCACCTGGTCGAGGCGCTCGAGGAGATCTTCCCCGGAAACGATCCGGAGATCCAGCAGGCCCTGCGCGACCTGCTCGAGGAAGCCGGCGTCCAGATTCACACGGACGACCCGATCACCGAGGCCACCGCGGACCACATCGAGTTCGACGAGGGCGAACCCCTCGACTACGACGTCCTCGTCTGGACCGGCGGCATCACCGGCCGGGACGCGATGGACGATGCCGACCTCGAGAAGGAACACAACCGCGTCAACACCGGCGCGAACTTCCAGACCTCCGACGAGCGCGTGTTCGCGATCGGTGACTCGGCGATCATCGACCAGGGCGACCGGCCCGCACCGCCGACGGCACAGGCCGCCTGGCAGGCCGCGGACGTCGCCGGCGAGAACATCGCGCGTGCGATCGAGAACCGGCCGCTCCGGACCTGGGAACACGAGGACAAGGGGACCGTCATCTCCGTCGGCGAAAAGGCGGTCGCCCACGACGTCAAGCCGGCCTTCGGGATTTCCCTGCCCGTCGATACCTTCGGCGGCCGCCCGGCACAGAACCTGAAGAAGATGATCGCCGCCCGCTGGATCGCCGACATCACTTCCTGGAACGAAGCGCGGAAGTCCTGGTCGTCGCTGTAG
- the rocF gene encoding arginase: MERTVRIIGAPMDYGANRRGVDMGPSAIRYADLAEGLERAGVEPVDDGDLTMPRAEERDPDADQPSRGNAKFLREVEDVCQRVSDQVAATLADGEFPLVLGGDHSVAIGSLGGSARDAELGTIWFDAHADLNTPETSPSGNVHGMPLAAALGRGAFGETEWAPAPGLRESSIAYVGLRSIDDRERELIRESDMTAFTMSDIDQQGVSAVVDDALAVATDGTDGVHVSLDLDWLDPKTAPGVGTPVRGGVTYREAHAALEALSRRDEAEGLLRSMDVVEVNPILDEANETATLAAELTASAFGERIL; this comes from the coding sequence ATGGAACGGACCGTCAGAATCATCGGTGCGCCGATGGACTACGGGGCGAACCGCCGCGGCGTCGACATGGGGCCGTCCGCGATTCGGTACGCCGATCTGGCCGAAGGCCTCGAGCGGGCGGGTGTCGAACCGGTCGACGACGGCGACCTGACGATGCCGCGAGCGGAAGAGCGAGATCCCGATGCCGACCAGCCCAGCCGGGGGAACGCGAAGTTCCTCCGAGAGGTCGAGGACGTCTGTCAACGGGTGAGCGATCAGGTCGCCGCGACGCTCGCGGACGGGGAGTTCCCACTCGTTCTGGGCGGGGACCACTCGGTCGCGATCGGCTCGCTCGGCGGTTCGGCGCGCGACGCCGAGCTCGGTACGATCTGGTTCGACGCTCACGCCGACCTCAATACGCCCGAGACGTCTCCCAGCGGAAACGTCCACGGAATGCCACTGGCCGCGGCCCTCGGCCGCGGCGCGTTCGGCGAGACGGAATGGGCACCTGCGCCCGGACTCCGGGAGTCGTCGATCGCGTACGTCGGCCTCCGGAGCATCGACGACCGCGAGCGCGAACTGATCAGAGAGAGCGACATGACCGCCTTTACCATGTCCGATATCGACCAGCAGGGGGTTTCCGCGGTCGTCGACGACGCCCTCGCGGTCGCGACCGACGGCACCGACGGCGTCCACGTCAGCCTCGACCTCGACTGGCTCGACCCGAAGACGGCACCGGGGGTCGGTACCCCCGTTCGCGGTGGCGTCACCTACCGGGAAGCCCACGCCGCGCTCGAGGCGCTCTCCCGACGCGACGAGGCCGAGGGACTTCTCCGATCGATGGACGTCGTCGAGGTGAATCCGATCTTGGACGAAGCGAACGAAACGGCGACGCTGGCGGCGGAACTGACGGCGAGCGCGTTCGGCGAGCGGATCCTCTGA
- a CDS encoding metal-dependent transcriptional regulator: MMLSDVMEDYLKAIYQLQRETDDRIKTSEIADELDVTSPTVTSMLDKLEERELVDREKYRGVTLTDEGETVALEIVRHHRLLEAYLTEHLDYDWSEVHAEADRLEHHISEDFEARVADALGEPDVDPHGSPIPSADLEPPTRPDGNSIAAFEAGTVVTVAEVADRDPDVLSYLADHGVEPGVELEILEVAPFGMVTARSSEADEPVSLPESVANHVWVAAPAEPGP, translated from the coding sequence ATGATGCTGAGCGACGTGATGGAAGACTACCTCAAAGCGATCTACCAGCTCCAGCGCGAGACCGACGATCGGATCAAGACCTCCGAGATCGCTGACGAGCTGGACGTCACGTCGCCGACGGTCACCAGCATGCTCGACAAACTCGAGGAACGGGAACTGGTCGACCGCGAGAAGTATCGCGGCGTGACCCTGACCGACGAGGGTGAGACCGTCGCCCTCGAGATCGTCCGCCACCACCGACTGCTCGAGGCCTACCTCACCGAGCACCTCGATTACGACTGGTCGGAGGTCCACGCGGAGGCCGACCGACTCGAACACCACATCAGCGAGGACTTCGAGGCGCGCGTCGCCGACGCCCTCGGCGAACCGGACGTCGACCCGCACGGGTCGCCGATTCCGAGCGCCGATCTCGAGCCCCCCACGCGGCCCGACGGGAACTCGATCGCCGCGTTCGAAGCGGGCACCGTCGTGACCGTCGCCGAGGTCGCCGACCGTGATCCGGACGTCCTCTCCTATCTCGCCGACCACGGCGTCGAACCCGGCGTCGAACTCGAAATCCTTGAGGTCGCGCCCTTCGGGATGGTGACCGCGCGCTCGAGCGAGGCCGACGAACCCGTCTCACTGCCGGAATCGGTCGCGAACCACGTCTGGGTCGCAGCGCCCGCGGAACCCGGGCCGTAG
- a CDS encoding Rrf2 family transcriptional regulator: MSSIELTPSQKKILRALTNLHKETEDAIKGEDIAEQVDRNPGTIRNQMQSLKALQLVEGVPGPKGGYKPTAAAYEALEIQQMDEPAAVPMQHEGEPIDDTIIEEIDLSSVHHPELCRAEIHIQGTLSNIHEDDSVTVGPTPLSKLLIEGTVDGKDDTNNILILRIDDMIAPAEEPAH, encoded by the coding sequence ATGTCATCCATCGAACTCACACCGAGTCAGAAGAAAATCCTCCGCGCGCTCACGAACCTCCACAAGGAGACCGAAGATGCCATCAAAGGCGAGGACATCGCCGAACAGGTCGACCGCAATCCGGGGACGATCCGCAACCAGATGCAGAGTCTCAAAGCCCTCCAACTGGTCGAGGGCGTACCGGGGCCGAAAGGCGGCTACAAACCGACGGCCGCCGCCTACGAGGCGCTCGAGATCCAGCAGATGGACGAGCCCGCGGCGGTTCCGATGCAACACGAGGGCGAACCGATCGACGACACGATCATCGAGGAGATCGACCTCTCGAGCGTCCACCATCCGGAACTCTGCCGCGCGGAGATCCACATTCAGGGCACGCTCAGCAACATTCACGAGGACGACTCCGTCACCGTCGGCCCGACGCCGCTCTCGAAACTCCTCATCGAAGGGACGGTCGACGGGAAAGACGACACGAACAACATCCTCATCCTGCGCATCGACGACATGATCGCGCCCGCCGAAGAACCGGCCCACTGA